The segment CCTGGAAGtccaagaacaagaagaggaacaCGGACACGGAGCAGCGAGCGCCCAAAAGTGTCACCGACTACGGTACGGAGacacacttcctgttcctgttagcttagcatatcttgtagtttctttcctttttactGCATTCCTTCTCCTATTGTAACCGGGCCGATGTTCCTAAGTCTTATTTTCAGAAACATGTTTTCACCTTTTTTAACCGCAGCtaatcacttcctgtctcacgtgttgcatcacttcctgtgaaACACTTTCAGGTGGAGCTCCTCCGGTGAACAAAGCATGTAAGTGGTCCTCCAGTGTGACGCTACTAATGGCagagctacccccccccccctctttactaacccccccaccctcccaacATGGCTGCTCCTCATGGGATCACTTCTTCTTGCTTGTGCTCGTTCAGCTTCCTCACagctgcagccaatcacagcggctGTGGGCGTCGGCTTGAGGCCGTGTTTCATCTGGAGGACGGAGAGACGACTCACGAGTTCAGGGTTTAGACTTTGTTCAAGAAGTCTGACTTCAGGTCCTCAGGTCCGGTCCTGGAGCTAGTCTTCATGGGGTCAGGCCCCCTTGTGGTTCCCATCAGCCCTAGAACCTCAAAGAGCTCTGGACCCTCAACGAGTCGCTCACGGAGAACCTGAGAACGCGGGAGTCGAGTTCAAGGACATCCCGTGCATCTCAGCTTCTAAAGACACAAACAGCCTGGTTCCTGTTCGTGATGAAGACGACGCTCAGAGAAAACCACGGAGGCCTGAACAGGGTCCTCccctatctcctcctcctcctcctcctccccctcctcctcctcctcacctatctcctccccctcctcctcctccgtctcggTGGATCTTTGTCACGCTGCACTTTAAAGAAAGATGGAAACCCAATTTGTTgaatgtttaatattcatgaacaTCTGGCacgcttcatgtctcctcccccgctcctcgtcccccccccctcctcgtcctcctcatccctcctcatcccccccctcctcctcatcccctcgtCCCCCCTTGTCCTCCTcgttcccctcctcccccatgccccctcctcatcctccccgccctcgtccccctcgtcccctcgtccccctcctcctcctcctcctcccctcctcatcccccctcgtcctcctccccccccccccctctgagagCATCAGCATGAGCTTCTTCCAGGTTGTTTTGGTGAAGCTGTTCTTTATTAACACTCGTTAGCTCTGGACTCGcgtgtctttatgctaagctaacagctAACTGGCTTTCAGTGAACATGTCCACTCTTCAGTTTTAAGAcccgatgaagacgaggaaacatttaatataataaataacaatagaGATGAAACCAGGTtaacttctacacacacacacacacacacatgaatgagaAGAAACTGGAACGTCCCAGTGTCACCTAAACGCAGCAAACCAACGGTTTTAATTACAATCAACACACTTTTATAACttttgtaacatttaaaaaactctCTTATAACTCTTTTATAACTCTTAACTCTCTTATAACTCTTTTACGACTCTTATAACTCTTTTACGACTCTGTTTCAGACGTAGCTCCCAGGAGGATCAACAGGAAGGAGGCTGACGGAGTTTCACCTCCTTCCTCTAACTCGCTGATTGTAAACACGCTCCACCTGGAGGAAGACGCCTgacctttgtttgtttgtttgtttgtcaacgAGCAGCGCAGCAGAACCCGGCTCCGCCCATCCCGGCGCGGCAGTACGAGGTGGCGATGAACCGGCAGCAGCGCTACTTCCGCATCCCGTTCATCCGCCCGGGCGACCAGTACAAAGACCCCCAGAGCAAGAAGAAAGGCTGGTGGTACGCACACTTCGACGGGCCCTGGATCGCCCGGCAGATGGAGCTCCACCCGGACAAGCACCCCATCGTCCTGGTGGCAGGTCGGTACCGGAGGGGGGTTCCCAGAGAAGGCCATGGTATAATATGTCTTAAAAGCTTCCCATAGAAGGTCATggtataatatgtatttaaagtcTCCCATAGAAGGTCATGGTATAATTATTCTCTTTAAAGTTTCCAATAGAGGTCATggtataatatgtatttaaagtcTCCCATAGAAGGTCATGGTATAATTATTCTCTTTAAAGTTTCCCATAGAGGTCATggtataatatgtatttaaagtcTCACATAGAAGGTCATGGTATAAGTCTTCCCTTTGAAGCTTCCCCTTTTAAAATGTCCCATAGACAGTCatgatataatatgtatttaaagtcTCCCATAGACGGTCATGGTATAAGTCTTCCCTTTGAAgcttcccctttttaaaatgtcccaTAGAAGGTCATGGTATAATTATTCTCTTTAAAGTTTCCCATAGAAGGTCATGGTATAagtattcactttaaagtttccCATAAAAGGTCATGGTATAagtattcactttaaagtttccCATAGAAGGTCATggtataatatgtatttaaagtcTCCCATAGAAGGTCATGGTATAAGTCTTCCCTTTAAAGTTTCCCATAGAAGGTCATggtataatatgtatttaaagtttcccaTAGAAGGTCATGGTATAATTATTCTCTTTAAAGCTTCCGATATAAAGTCATGGTATATGTATTTCAAGCTTCCCATAGAAGGTCATggtataatatgtatttaaagtcTCCCATAGAAGGTCATGGTATAAGTCTTCCCTTTGAAGCTGCCCATAGACGGTCATGGTATAAGTCTTCCCTTTGAAGCTGCCCATAGAAGGTCATGGTATAAGTCTTCCCTTTGAAGCTGCCCATAGACGGTCATGGTATAAGTCTTCCCTTTGAAGCTGCCCATAGAAGGTCATGGTATAAGTCTTCCCTTTGAAGCTGCCCATAGACGGTCATGGTATAAGTCTTCCCTTTGAAGCTGCCCATAGACGGTCATGGTATAAGTCTTCCTTTGAAGCTGCCCATAGACGGTCATGGTATAAGTCTTCCCTTTGAAGCTGCCCATAGACGGTCATGGTATAAGTCTTCCCTTTGAAGCTGCCCATAGACGGTCATGGTATAAGTCTTCCCTTTGAAGCTGCCCATAGACGGTCATGGTATAAGTCTTCCCTTTGAAGCTGCCCATAGACGGTCATGGTATAAGTCTTCCCTTTGAAGCTGCCCATAGAAGGTCATGGTATAAGTCTTCCCTTTGAAGCTGCCCATAGACGGTCATGGTATAAGTCTTCCCTTTGAAGCTGCCCATAGACGTCCGTGTGTCCTCTGCGCTCCAGGGAAGGACGACATGGAGATGTGCGAGCTGAGCCTGGAGGAGACGGGCCTGTCCCGGAAGAGAGGAGCGGAGATCCTCCCCCGGCAGTTCGAGGAGATCTGGGACCGCTGCGGCGGGACCCAGTACCTCCGCGGCGCCATCGAGAGCCGGCAGGCGCGGCCCACCTACGCCACGGCCATGCTGCAGAGCCTGTACAAGTAGCCCcgggcggggggggaggggcttatctcTGCAAACTAAGGGACGAATGCACCGGCGACAGAACTGCGACTCCTCCTGGTGGCCATTTTGTTTCTCCTCTGGTGGTGATTTTATTTCTTGGgtttggggtttggggggggggggcgtttctCATTGGACGCTCCGCAGAGAGATCCTGCTGAAGTTTGTTTTCCTGTAACACGTTTAACTACGAGGCCTTACTGACTCCAGGGTTTTAAGAGTAGGACTTTTATTCTTCTGATTTAGTTCCTCCCAGAACAACAACACGTGTTCCTGACTCCACGAGATCCGCTGAGCTCTAATCAGTGCTCCAACTTTATTAGTTTccctttgttgtctttctgacCGAATGTAACTGGAGACCTCGTTGACTTGTTGACTCGTCTCATTTCTTCTGTGAACGCgtgaggctctggaggtttGATTCTTCTGTTTCTTTTGATTGATTCTTTAGTTTCTTTGAACTCGGCTCCGTGATTCTGGGCTGTTGGTCGATGTGAAACTCTTATGCAACGACATCGTCCCTCACTGCCGCGCACGTCTTCATCTCAAGGAGTTTACAGGAACGTTTAACGTCTCCGGAACTGGAACCGGGACGCTTAGGGGAGACGGAGCGTCACGCAGAGTCGCCTCCTGTTTACAGACAATCTGCCGCTCCTGCTTCAGAACGCCTGGCTGCAGAGCGGCACGTTGACGTGAAGCGGCTCGACGGAGACCCGCTTCAGGTCTCAGGGGGCCGAGCGGACTCTGGACCgggtctcctcgtctcctcgttcCTCACTGTCACTTTTCTAACGCTGATCTCTAACAGAATAAAACATTCCACGTGTCACTCACCGCTCTGCTGCTTCTTTCTGTCGACACACGTATGAAAGACGAGgacgacgacgttgttgttgttcaacAGTTTGTATTTTCAACTATTGATTTCAGACGAACATTAAAAATGACAATTTTCACactttaaaataagaaaaagtcaAAATTACAGTTTGGGTCTTTTTTTCAAAAGCAGCGATAAACATTTTGAGTCTATTTACATGAAATATACACGAGAAGAACACCGGGGCCTCGTGGCGCCGCGGGGGCGCACCATGAAGACGTTCAGAGAGGCCGAcatgtctgtttaaaaaaaaagaaaaaacactgaaTTACTATGACCAAGTAAAAGTATGttaattagtatatatatatatttgtataaacatttatttataaaatatatattttatgaataaatatatttttatatatttctttttcatttatatatacatttatattttatttacttatgtgaattgtgttaaaaaaattttaaaaaacactgaacTACTGACAAAGGAAAAGTATATAATttagtattatatttatttatatatgtagatattttatatttatataaatatatatttattaaagatatttatatataattatagaaATATACACATCTTTAATTTACTTAtgtgaattgtgtgtttttatcaaagagaaaacaaagtaaaagttTATACCTTGTGAGGTCTTGTCAGGTGATCCATCCCTAACTGGccaggggggaggagccatcTTTGTATCTAGAACAGAGAAAGGTGAAGGTGTGAGACCAGACTGGGTCTCCAAAGATACCAGGGGACCTGAATGCACCGCAGAGGGGATGAAACTACAAGAGAAGTGAACAACGGGTATCAGCTGCTGATcgggagaaacacacagatcaaTAAGTACAGCTCGATCATCCACCTGTCAATAAGAACAGCTACGGTCCTCTACCGATAGGAAGTCACCGTGACTCTCAGTCACTCACATTGACGTACAATGACTCATTGACTCAGTGACTCACATTGACGTACAATGACTCAGTGACTCGCATTGACTCACAATGACTCAGTGACTCACATTGACTCACAATGACTCAGTGACTCACATTGACTCACAATGATTCAGTGACTCACATTGACGTACAATGACTCATTGACTCTCAGTGACTCACATTGACGTACAATGACTCACAATGACTCACATTGACTCACAATGACTCAGTGACTCACATTGACTCAGTGACTCATTGACTCTCAGTGACTCACATTGACGTACAATGACTCATTGACTCTCAGTGACTCACATTGACGTACAATGACTCAGTGACTCACATTGACGTACAATGACTCATTGACTCTCAGTGACTCACATTGACGTACAATGACTCACATTGACGTACAATGACTCAGTGACTCACTGTAGCATgcccgaggccgccacccgtgggtttccccccccagcaccaaggatccgccagacagcacgaGGTTTCgttcaaagacatgttttattggcccacacacgacaccgagccgaccgcaaaacacgtgcctctgctcacctccctctccactcgagtggcagcttttataagggtggcctcggctgctgagtgattgccaatcaccagcacccgaggccaaatcagacacagctgccacactccccaccactcgatttaggcTGGACttccccatgagagcttgggcggaggagggcccTGGGGACCGGACAATGCTCGGCCGGAGGGGCTCCGGGCCGACTGCTTAGGAGgtggggctctggggttcggGACGGGGACGGGAGCTGACGCCCGGGCCGGGAACGGGAGCCGGACCGCCGGAAGGAGCCGCGCAGCGGTAGCTGGTACCTCTGACAGGGCCCGGGGATCCGGAGTCGgccctccaccgacgggtcggctcggggttcgacggcagctccgacgggtcctggacctcagcggtcggcagctccgacgagttctggacctcggggttctgcagctccgacgagtcctggggctctgggtccggcagctccgacggctcctggacctcaggggtcggcagctccgacgggtcctggggctctggggtcggccgctccgacgggtcctggacctcgggggtcggcagctccgacgggtcctggggctctggggtcggcagctccgatggctcctggggctctgggtccggcagctccgacggctcctggacctcaggggtcggcagctccgacgggtcctggggctctggggtcggcagctccgacgggtcctggacctcggggttctgccgctccgacgggtcctggggctctgggtccggcagctccgacggctcctggacctcgggtcggcagctccgacgggtcctgggcctctggggtcggcagctccgacgggtcctggggctctgggtccggcagctccgacggctcctggggctctggggtcggcagctccgacgggtcctggacctcggggttctgcagctccgacgagtcctggggctctggagtcggcagctccgacggctcctggggctctgggtccggcagctccgacggctcctggacctcaggggtcggcagctccgacgggtcctgaggctctggggtcggcagctccgatgggtcctggacctcgggggtcggcagctccgacggctcgggggtcggctgcggcgacgggtcacggggaacgggagtctgccACAGCGCCGGCGGTTTCGAGGGTtccgaggaacaggcggctctcctccgcctgttcccgccccatctcctctatccgggccagtatctggcccaagctgctcatcagctcttcctcctggtctggctccctccctttcaggcactgggtcctcaggggccccacgttgggctccaatgtagcatgcccgaggccgccacccgtgggtttccccccccagcaccaaggatccgccagacagcacgaGGTTTCgttcaaagacatgttttattggcccacacacgacaccgagccgaccgcaaaacacgtgcctctgctcacctccctctccactctcgagtggcagcttttataagggtggcctcggctgctgagtgattgccaatcaccagcagccgaggccaaatcagacacagctgccacactcacaTTGACGTACACTGACTCAGTGACTCACATTGACTCACAATGACTCAGTGACTCACATTGACTCACAATGACTCAGTGACTCACATTGACGTACAATGACTCAGTGACTCACATTGACTCTCAGTGACTCACATTGACTCACAATGACTCAGTGACTCACATTGACTGAGTGACTCACATTGACGTACAATGACTCAGTGACTCAGTGACTCTCATTGACTCACATTGACTCTCAGTGACTCACAGTGACTCAAATTGACTCTCAGTGACTCACATTGATGTACAATGACTCAGTGACTCACAATGACTCACATTGACTCACATTGAGTCAGTGACTCACATTAACTCAGTTACTCACAGTGACTCACATTGACTCACAGTGACTCACAGGGATCTACTTAGATctccaggtgcatgctggttaCCTGCACACGGCCCCGTGTCCCGGCTGGATGTGGCACCGGCCTCCGGGGCAGCGGTCCGGCTGCAGGTCACAGAGGCTCCGGCAGGGCCGGCCAGCCACCGACAGGAAGCCGGGCCGGCACACGCAGCGCGCCTCCTTCAACCGGCCAATCGCCACGCAGCGGGACGCCGCATCGCACGCCAGGAACTTACAGGCGTCGGCCTGGTCGGCtgcgaggaagaagaggaagagaaggaggaagcggAGCTTAacgacatatatacacatatacatacgtacatatatatacatatatatataaagttccaCAGTAGAACCAGCAGGTCTCAGAACCAGGAGGTCTCAGAACCAGcaggtctccaggtgttcacgTACCTGGCTCTACGTCCAGGCTGCGGGTGTCGATCTGGATCATCAGGTTCTTGGCGGCGGCGGAGCAGAACCGCTCCAGGACGCCGTGGACGGCCTCGGTGATGTTGTACGGCACCGACTTGGAGAACTTGGCCTTGCTGTTGACGACCACGCTGCCCCTCTGGAAGTTCAGGATCTCCAGGTTCTGGAAGCCCGTCAGGTTGGCCTGCAGGTACGGCAGCAGCTGCACACACAAGGACAGGTTCTGAGTCCCACGAAGCCCAAAGAGGACGAGGGTTCATGGCTGCGTTCATCCGTCACACGAGGAGATGAAGTCTGTCCCCTGGGAGACGTGAAGAGGACGTAGAAAATCAAAAGACTCAAATGAGTCACAGGACTCAAAAGACTCAAAATAGCTAAAAGATCCATACGAGTCATGAGATCCACGAGGAGACTGAGGATAAAGGTCTGACTGAGGTCTGGAGACTGAGGATGAAGGTCAGACTGAGGTCTGGACATAACGACCTTGTTGCTTCTTGTGCTGCTCTACCCTGTTtccaaggttcaaggtttttatcTGCCATTTGTTTtcagaccaacagtccagaacCATCGTGCAGGACTCCCTCAGTCCCCCGTtaaggaaataaaaacacactatcataggaaagaaaaatagataatattaaaaaaacattgagaaGGTGGTAATACGTACAAAAAAGGTAGTAATATAATCAAAAAGGTGTTAATATGGACATTAAAGTCTAAAGTGGGAACTCGTGTGTGACTCCCCCTCCGACCACCGGCCCGGTCTTGGGTTACTCACCACGTCCAGGAAGGTGTTCTCCAGGGATCGGTACTCGGACGACGTCTTGTTGAAGAGGTCCTCGGAGAAGTCCATGTTGGTGACGCGCAGGCTGAAGAACACCACCAGCTCCCGGCCGTGGCTGGCCGTGGTCATGGAGGGCGTGGTCAGGTATCTCACTGGAGCCGTGGTCAGGTATCTCACTGGAGGCGTGGTCAGGTATCTCACTGGAGGCGTGGTCAGGTATCTCACTGGAGGCGTGGTCAGGTATCTCACTGGAGGCGTGGTCAGGTATCTCACTGGAGGCGTGGTCAGGTATCTCACTGGAGGCGGGGCCGTGACGGCGGCGCGTTCCCCCCCCTCGGGCGGGAAGCCGCTCCCCTCGGCCGCCGCGTCGGTCGGACCCAGCTCCACCGTCAGGTCCCGGACCGCCTCGTCCACCACGTCTCCGGCGGCCGGCGGCGGGGCGGTTTGGCTCCGGCCTCCTTTCGGCACCGTCTCCTTCAAGTCTTCGTCGATAACGACGACCGCCGGCTCCGACTCCTTCTCTGCTTCTTCGCCGGcgtcctctgaagactctggAGTAGGACGCTCCGCTACCTCGAACAGTCCGGTGTCGACAGTCGGACCGGGGGCGGACGCTTCGGACGCTTCAGACGCTTCGGACGCGGCGACAGCCGAGGCCGGAGGCGTTTGGACGGCGGCCGCAGCCGGAGCCGTTGGGACGGCGGCCGCAGCCGGAGCCGTTGGGACGGCGGCCGCAGCCGGAGCCGGCGCTGCCGTCACTGCAACGTCTTCTGGACCTTCGGTGGCGTCGGGGCGGTTCGGATCCGTCGCCTCTTTGAATCGTCGGGGCCAAAAGAAAAAGGACGAATCACAGAGGATCACCAGTTAGACAGAAGCCCCTCTGAGTGGGCACCAAGCATCAGAACCACCCGCGCTGCATCTCCAGGGGGATCTCTAACCACAGATATGACTattcctgagtgtctgtgatcTCTCCGCGGTGCAGCCGGTACCTCCATGTCTCCAGTACTGCATGTAAACCCTCAGAATGTCTCATCTATGTGTCTCGGGATCTTTAAGGATCTGTTCTCAGGACGTACGTCATGTTCCTCACCTGCTCCACCAGAGCTGGATTCAGACTGCGGATCCCTCTTGGAAGTTGCCGTCGGTGTGATggtctccacttcctgctcgGTGGAGAAGTCACGGACGACGTGATATTCAGGGTCAGGTCCACCTCCGCCGAGCGGGACCGCGTTGTCTTCCTCGAGTGGCCGGTGGCCGTCCGGTCCGGCTGCTGGAAGGAACTCGTTGTCTTGGATATTCTGGACGGTGTCGTCTCCAAAGCCGAGCTCCGCCGTGCCGTCCGGTGGGTGGAGGATTTTAATGGCTTCGGCCGGTGGGTCAGTGACGTCTCCCTCTGGTTCGGGTTCTAAAACCTCGACTATCTCATGCTCTGGATCAACGAGTCCTGCTTCCTCTTCCGGCTCCGACACCTCGGGTAACTCTTCTGCCGGCGGTAACACGTGAACGGCGCCCTCTTCTGATTCTGATGCTTCCTTTGgaccctcctcctctcgttcttCCTTAGAGACATCAGTCGCCTCCTCTCCAGCCTCTGGTGGACGTTGGGTTTCCAAGCGGTCCTTGGGCTCGTTCTCTGGTACCGGGATCACTTTGCCTTCTGCTCTTACAtccttctctggttctggtacttcttcttcttcttcggcctctTTCCCTGGTTCTGGAGCTACGTCTACAACCTCTAGAACTTCTTCACTTGGTTCTGAAACCTTTTCTGGCTCCTCTGATTCTGCAGCCTGGACTTCCTCGTCTCCTGTTCCTGCTACTCCCAATTCCAATTCCTCAACCGccccttcaccttcaccttcacctggcGCTCTGACAACTTCTTCATCTACTTCTGACATCTTAACCACGTCCTCGGTGGATTTCacagcctcctcctctggttctggAACCTCagcgacctcctcctcctcttcttctaccgGTCGCACAACATCAACTGCCTCCACCTCGTTTTCCAGTTGGGAAGCTTCAGGTACTAGTCCTTCTGATCCTTCAGGTTcaaccacctcctctccttgttCTGAGACTTCTGACTCTTCCTCTACTTCTGCATCTGGTTCTGAAACCTCATCATCTCTCTTAGTTTCTAAACTCGGATGCAACTCATCAAATAGATCTTCTTCTGGTTCCTCAATGACCTCACCTCTAACTTCAACTATTCCCTTCTCTGGTTGCAAcacatcttctccttcttcatacAACATCTCTACTGCGCTAATGCCTGTTTCTGCCTCCTCTGGTGTGGCGTCTTCTGCTTCAGAAACTTCTGAATCCTCATCAAGCTCCTTCTGCTCCAGCTCTGAAGCTGCTACCTTGTCTTGATTGTCTTCCAGAgactcttctgcttcttcttcctctggctCTGAAACTTCAACTATTTCCTCctcttcagcttcttcttctggcTCTGAGACTTCAGCTTCTTCCTGTGGCTCTGAGACTTCAGCTTCTTCTCCTGCCTCTGAGACTTCAGCTTCTTCTCCTGCCTCTGAgacttcagcttcttcttctgcctctgAGACTTCAGCTTCAGGTTCTGTCGTCTCTAAATTCCCTTCCTCTTGTTCATAAACTTCCGTTAGTTCAGGCGTCGGCTGCAAACCTTCAGGCGCTCCGTCGGGTTCCACCACTAACCCTCCCTCCGGCTGCAGCGTTTCAGATTCACCTTCCAACTTCGAGACATCTCGGGGACCCGTTTCCTCATGGAGGTCGTACCGCTCGGCCTCTTCCTCATTGAGGTCATACTGCTCGGCCTCTTCCTCATCGGGAAGAGCGTTGACGTCTTGGTCTTCCCGAGGCGTCGCTGGATGAGTGGGCGGCTGGCCCGTGAGGCCTGAGAGGGTAGTGACATCAGCCGTTTCCTCATCGGGGGGCGCTGTGGTCAATGATCTCTGTGTGGTCTGGGGGACGACATCTGGCCCGGGGTCcacatggtcctcatggtccacatggtcctcatggtcctcaggttcctcatggtcctcagggtcctcatggccctcatggtcctcaggttCCTCAGGGTCCTCATggccctcatggtcctcaggttcctcatggtcctcagggtcctcaggttcctcatggtcctcatggtcctcagggtCCTCAGGTTCCTcagggtcctcatggtcctcatggtcctcaggttCCTcagggtcctcatggtcctcatggtcctcagggttctcatggtcctcatggtcctcaggttcctcatggtcctcagggtcctcagggtcctcagggtcctcatggtcctcatggtcctcagggtcctcagggtcctcatggtcctcaggttcctcatggtcctcagggtcctcatggtcctcatggtcctcgtggtcctcaGGGTCCTCGTGGTCCTCAGGGTCCTCGTGGTCCTCAGGTTCCTCATTGTCCTcagggtcctcatggtcctggtCCACAGGACTCAGGTCTTCCTCTGAGATCAGGTTGGGGGAAAGGCTGATTGGAGCGTCTGTCTCCAGCTGGAGGATGACGGGCGGGGTCGCGATGTAGTCCCTTACAAGTTCACCCGTTTCCCTGTGATGAATGGTTTCAATCTCGTGGGTAATGATTGGCaattcttcttcatcctcctcctcctccttttcgtCTGACGGCCAGCGCTCACTCACATAAATTGCCTCCGACTCCTCGGTGATCTCCTCCGCGGGGCCGGCGGTGGGCTGGAGGAGGGTCCCCAGGGCGTTCTCCTCCTCCGAGGGCCGGAGGGGAGGCCTCTGGGCCCCCGGCTCCCCGGTGGACACTTCCAACTCGTTGTGTGAATCGGGCTCACTGAACTGAGAGATGAATCATATTAATAATGCACTGACAGTTCGTCACTTTTTCACTATTAAAACAACTATTTGTTATGCAGTAAATCTTCATTATGGAGGGTCATTCATTTCCATATATTTTAATCAGAAGACAAATGTTTTTAACAGGAATTCTTAACAAGGCTTCCAGAAATAAAGATGCAACGTGTTTGAATGAGGCCGAATTGAAAATGtcatttcagctcatttcttGTCTTATATGCTCCTAAATTATATCATACTCCAGTTATTACAGGCTCCACCCACACACTCTTTTCTTCACATTGTGAATTAATTATATTTCCaacaaatgaattaataaatccaCAACATCGATAACGTTTCTCACCTCATCCACTACTTCCACCGTCGAGGTCGCCGTCTGAGCCGGCAGGAAGATTCCTCCTGTGAACGCAGAGCGGTGTCACCTCCAGACGAGCATCCATGAAATACCATTTACTGCTCATCCAttggattaaaacacatttacggTTCACAGATGGATGTCGTATTTTTACTAGATTTCATATAGTTTTAATATGCTGCAAATCCATTCTTTAGTTGTACTCTGTGTTCAGAATGCAACTCTAAAGCAGGAGTGGAGCAGCAGCTCGTCACCTGGTTGGAAGGTGAGCGAGTCCAGATCGATGGGCAGCGACGCCTCCTCGCGCAGTGCCTCCGTCACCACCGCCCAGAGGCCGGAGggggccgagggggccggctcAGGGGCCTTCGAGGTGATTTTAGGAGAATTGATCTCGAAGACCAGAGAGTAACGCACCGAGATTCCTCCAGGCCTGAAACCACAAG is part of the Pseudoliparis swirei isolate HS2019 ecotype Mariana Trench chromosome 12, NWPU_hadal_v1, whole genome shotgun sequence genome and harbors:
- the LOC130202147 gene encoding titin isoform X7 yields the protein MLWDLGLVLLLLVFTPQAAGGQVCQEAVWEAFRIFLDRIPGTSEYQRWVHTCRHEELRLSHIAQNFSSSEEHRSLVHRRMNLMRVRTPPPREATGPPPTPQTSRTSRTPETPQEAGAAVQTVAPPVPTSTVVLLRPARASTSPGLQLTQPAEEEEEEEEEVKDSELPNVVPEGPAEQRVEFSIDLVDPGYRELLDDPDSPQYVDLAHHLQDQMQHVFDKLPGYKGIEVLGISETQDTDGPGGISVRYSLVFEINSPKITSKAPEPAPSAPSGLWAVVTEALREEASLPIDLDSLTFQPGGIFLPAQTATSTVEVVDEFSEPDSHNELEVSTGEPGAQRPPLRPSEEENALGTLLQPTAGPAEEITEESEAIYVSERWPSDEKEEEEDEEELPIITHEIETIHHRETGELVRDYIATPPVILQLETDAPISLSPNLISEEDLSPVDQDHEDPEDNEEPEDHEDPEDHEDPEDHEDHEDHEDPEDHEEPEDHEDPEDPEDHEDHEDPEDPEDPEDHEEPEDHEDHENPEDHEDHEDPEEPEDHEDHEDPEEPEDPEDHEDHEEPEDPEDHEEPEDHEGHEDPEEPEDHEGHEDPEDHEEPEDHEDHVDHEDHVDPGPDVVPQTTQRSLTTAPPDEETADVTTLSGLTGQPPTHPATPREDQDVNALPDEEEAEQYDLNEEEAERYDLHEETGPRDVSKLEGESETLQPEGGLVVEPDGAPEGLQPTPELTEVYEQEEGNLETTEPEAEVSEAEEEAEVSEAGEEAEVSEAGEEAEVSEPQEEAEVSEPEEEAEEEEIVEVSEPEEEEAEESLEDNQDKVAASELEQKELDEDSEVSEAEDATPEEAETGISAVEMLYEEGEDVLQPEKGIVEVRGEVIEEPEEDLFDELHPSLETKRDDEVSEPDAEVEEESEVSEQGEEVVEPEGSEGLVPEASQLENEVEAVDVVRPVEEEEEEVAEVPEPEEEAVKSTEDVVKMSEVDEEVVRAPGEGEGEGAVEELELGVAGTGDEEVQAAESEEPEKVSEPSEEVLEVVDVAPEPGKEAEEEEEVPEPEKDVRAEGKVIPVPENEPKDRLETQRPPEAGEEATDVSKEEREEEGPKEASESEEGAVHVLPPAEELPEVSEPEEEAGLVDPEHEIVEVLEPEPEGDVTDPPAEAIKILHPPDGTAELGFGDDTVQNIQDNEFLPAAGPDGHRPLEEDNAVPLGGGGPDPEYHVVRDFSTEQEVETITPTATSKRDPQSESSSGGAEATDPNRPDATEGPEDVAVTAAPAPAAAAVPTAPAAAAVPTAPAAAAVQTPPASAVAASEASEASEASAPGPTVDTGLFEVAERPTPESSEDAGEEAEKESEPAVVVIDEDLKETVPKGGRSQTAPPPAAGDVVDEAVRDLTVELGPTDAAAEGSGFPPEGGERAAVTAPPPVRYLTTPPVRYLTTPPVRYLTTPPVRYLTTPPVRYLTTPPVRYLTTAPVRYLTTPSMTTASHGRELVVFFSLRVTNMDFSEDLFNKTSSEYRSLENTFLDVLLPYLQANLTGFQNLEILNFQRGSVVVNSKAKFSKSVPYNITEAVHGVLERFCSAAAKNLMIQIDTRSLDVEPADQADACKFLACDAASRCVAIGRLKEARCVCRPGFLSVAGRPCRSLCDLQPDRCPGGRCHIQPGHGAVCRYKDGSSPLAS